The proteins below come from a single Crossiella sp. CA-258035 genomic window:
- a CDS encoding LCP family protein — translation MDDRPQRPGDPYGRPRRPAPPASQGDRRRPAPEPGAARQGGGRPAPREQARSRPADPAKAAPKLSAQAQGKRQALRAAKTVVAITSATVLLVAGFAYGKLGDLQDGLTKNDVIEKRTGTAADGATDILLVGNDSRVDAQGNPLPKAMLQELRAGDNEGHLTDSLILIRIPNDGSKASAMSFPRDSYVEVPGHGKNKVNSAYAFGRNAALKQLRNSGKSKPEQEREANTAGSKVLIKTLENLSGVDIDHYAEVNLLGFYEITKAVGGVDVCLNKATKDEKSGANFKAGPQTISGGDALAFVRQRYGLPRSDLDRVVRQQVFMAGLAKKILSGGTLTDSTKLTNLIEALKKSIVLDQHWDVIAFAQQMQGMAGGRISFETMPVGDSIKSPDGQDVFSVNPAKVKEFAKQLITGGPAAPPSTTTPSSTGGSGPDTTAVKVDVFNTTTTTGLATKVQDALAAKGFPKGKSDNAPARAKTVVRYAKGEKANGDKVAAALGGVAAEENSKVVAGTVEVYLGKDYKGPGRNGLAATGPVSLDGVDSVGPAAAPGNEPITAEGVTCVN, via the coding sequence TTGGACGACCGGCCCCAGCGGCCCGGCGACCCTTATGGCCGCCCCCGCCGCCCCGCGCCGCCTGCCAGCCAGGGCGACCGGAGACGTCCAGCCCCGGAACCGGGTGCGGCACGTCAGGGAGGCGGCCGTCCGGCACCGCGGGAACAGGCCAGATCCCGCCCGGCTGACCCCGCCAAGGCAGCCCCGAAGCTCTCCGCCCAGGCACAGGGCAAGCGGCAGGCGCTGCGCGCGGCCAAGACCGTGGTCGCGATCACCTCGGCCACCGTGCTGCTGGTCGCCGGGTTCGCCTACGGCAAGCTCGGCGACCTGCAGGACGGGCTCACCAAGAACGACGTGATCGAGAAGCGGACCGGCACCGCGGCCGACGGCGCCACCGACATCCTGCTGGTGGGCAACGACTCCCGGGTGGACGCGCAGGGCAACCCGCTGCCCAAGGCGATGCTCCAGGAGCTGCGCGCCGGCGACAACGAGGGCCACCTCACCGACTCGCTGATCCTGATCCGCATCCCCAACGACGGCAGCAAGGCCAGCGCGATGTCCTTCCCGCGCGACTCCTACGTCGAGGTGCCCGGCCACGGCAAGAACAAGGTCAACTCCGCCTACGCCTTCGGCCGCAACGCCGCGCTCAAACAGCTGCGCAACTCCGGCAAGAGCAAGCCGGAGCAGGAGCGCGAGGCCAACACCGCGGGCTCCAAGGTGCTGATCAAGACCCTGGAGAACCTCTCGGGGGTGGACATCGACCACTACGCCGAGGTGAACCTGCTCGGCTTCTACGAGATCACCAAAGCCGTCGGCGGCGTGGACGTGTGCCTGAACAAGGCCACCAAGGACGAGAAGTCCGGCGCGAACTTCAAGGCAGGCCCGCAGACCATCTCCGGCGGCGACGCGCTGGCCTTCGTCCGTCAGCGCTACGGCCTGCCGCGCAGCGACCTGGACCGGGTGGTGCGCCAGCAGGTGTTCATGGCCGGCCTGGCAAAGAAGATCCTCTCCGGCGGCACGCTGACCGACAGCACCAAGCTGACCAACTTGATCGAGGCGCTGAAGAAGTCGATCGTGCTGGACCAGCACTGGGACGTGATCGCCTTCGCCCAGCAGATGCAGGGCATGGCGGGCGGCCGGATCAGCTTCGAGACCATGCCGGTGGGCGACTCGATCAAGAGCCCGGACGGGCAGGACGTGTTCAGCGTCAACCCGGCGAAGGTCAAGGAGTTCGCCAAGCAGCTGATCACCGGCGGCCCGGCCGCGCCACCCAGCACCACCACCCCCTCCAGCACCGGCGGCAGCGGCCCTGACACCACGGCGGTCAAGGTGGACGTGTTCAACACCACGACCACCACCGGCCTGGCCACCAAGGTGCAGGACGCGTTGGCGGCCAAGGGATTCCCCAAGGGCAAGAGCGACAACGCGCCGGCCAGGGCGAAGACCGTGGTGCGCTACGCCAAGGGCGAGAAGGCCAACGGGGACAAGGTCGCCGCCGCGCTGGGCGGGGTTGCGGCGGAGGAGAACTCGAAGGTGGTCGCGGGCACCGTGGAGGTCTACCTCGGCAAGGACTACAAGGGCCCCGGCAGGAACGGCCTGGCCGCCACCGGCCCCGTATCACTCGATGGGGTGGACTCGGTCGGCCCAGCCGCCGCACCGGGCAATGAGCCGATCACGGCCGAGGGTGTCACCTGCGTGAACTAG
- the rfbB gene encoding dTDP-glucose 4,6-dehydratase: MKVLVTGGAGFIGSHYVRQLLGGAYPAFAEAEVTVLDKLTYAGTRTNLAPVAEDPRLTFVEGDICDPELVRKLMSGQDVVVHFAAESHVDRSILGAADFVLTNVLGTQTLLQGALEANVGRFVHVSTDEVYGSIETGSWTEEHILEPNSPYSASKASSDLLARSYFRTHGLPVCVTRCSNNYGPYQFPEKVIPLFVTNLIDGKKVPLYGDGLNVRDWLHVDDHCRGIQLVAEGGRAGEIYNIGGGTELTNKELTGLLLEATGTDWDSVTPVTDRKGHDRRYSVDITKISTELGYAPQVPFADGLAQTVAWYRDNRAWWEPLKQRAELAKG; this comes from the coding sequence ATGAAGGTTCTGGTCACAGGCGGTGCCGGGTTCATCGGCTCCCACTACGTGCGCCAGCTGCTCGGCGGCGCGTACCCGGCGTTCGCCGAGGCGGAGGTGACCGTGCTGGACAAGCTGACCTACGCGGGCACCAGGACCAACCTCGCGCCGGTGGCGGAGGACCCCCGGCTGACCTTCGTCGAAGGTGACATCTGCGACCCCGAGCTGGTGCGCAAGCTCATGTCCGGCCAGGACGTGGTGGTGCACTTCGCGGCCGAGTCGCACGTGGACCGGTCCATCCTGGGCGCGGCCGACTTCGTGCTGACCAACGTGCTGGGCACGCAGACCCTGTTGCAGGGCGCGCTGGAGGCCAACGTCGGCCGGTTCGTGCACGTCAGCACGGACGAGGTGTACGGCTCCATCGAGACCGGCTCCTGGACCGAGGAGCACATCCTGGAGCCCAACTCGCCGTACTCGGCCTCCAAGGCCAGCTCGGACCTGCTGGCCCGCTCCTACTTCCGCACGCACGGCCTGCCGGTCTGCGTCACCAGGTGCTCGAACAACTACGGTCCGTACCAGTTCCCGGAGAAGGTCATCCCGCTGTTCGTGACCAATCTCATCGACGGCAAGAAGGTGCCGCTCTACGGCGACGGCCTCAACGTGCGCGACTGGCTGCACGTGGACGACCACTGCCGCGGCATCCAGCTGGTCGCCGAGGGCGGGCGCGCGGGTGAGATCTACAACATCGGCGGCGGCACCGAGCTGACCAACAAGGAGCTGACCGGCCTGCTGCTGGAGGCCACCGGCACCGACTGGGACAGTGTGACTCCGGTCACCGACCGCAAGGGCCACGACCGCCGCTACTCGGTGGACATCACCAAGATCAGCACCGAGCTGGGCTACGCGCCGCAGGTGCCCTTCGCCGACGGCCTGGCCCAGACCGTGGCCTGGTACCGGGACAACCGCGCCTGGTGGGAGCCGCTCAAGCAGCGCGCCGAACTGGCCAAGGGCTGA
- the rfbD gene encoding dTDP-4-dehydrorhamnose reductase, with the protein MPGLGLLVTGGRGQLGHDLARLASTKDSWLVHAPGSAELDVSEPDAVEDAVHGIACGARDTGLRPVVISAGAYTAVDAAETDEDRALAINGTGPGLLAKACAARDVPLIHLSTDYVFPGDSTRPYEPSDATGPRSAYGRTKLAGERAVLESGAQGWVVRTQWVYGETGKNFVRTMVRLESSRDTVSVVDDQVGCPTWTADLAAGLLRLAELAVGPNPPEQRLLHCAGGGETSWYRFTQAIFEELGADPARVKPCTSAEFPSPVKRPPYSVLSPKSWESAGLTPLRPWREALAAAFAERGEQFRTP; encoded by the coding sequence GTGCCCGGACTCGGACTGCTCGTCACCGGCGGCCGCGGCCAGCTCGGTCACGACCTGGCCAGGCTTGCCTCCACAAAGGACAGTTGGCTGGTGCACGCGCCCGGCTCGGCCGAGCTGGACGTCAGCGAGCCGGACGCGGTCGAGGACGCGGTGCACGGGATCGCTTGCGGGGCAAGGGACACCGGGCTGCGGCCGGTGGTGATCAGCGCGGGCGCCTACACCGCGGTGGACGCCGCCGAGACCGACGAGGACCGCGCGCTGGCGATCAACGGCACCGGCCCCGGCCTGCTCGCGAAGGCTTGTGCGGCAAGGGATGTGCCGCTGATCCACCTCTCCACCGACTACGTCTTCCCCGGCGACAGCACCCGGCCGTACGAGCCCAGCGACGCCACCGGCCCGCGGTCGGCCTACGGGCGGACCAAGCTGGCCGGTGAGCGGGCGGTGCTGGAGTCCGGCGCCCAGGGCTGGGTGGTGCGCACCCAGTGGGTCTACGGCGAGACCGGCAAGAACTTCGTGCGCACCATGGTCCGGCTGGAGTCCAGCCGGGACACCGTGTCCGTGGTGGACGACCAGGTGGGCTGCCCGACCTGGACCGCGGACCTGGCCGCCGGACTGCTCCGGCTGGCCGAGCTGGCGGTCGGCCCGAACCCGCCGGAGCAGCGGCTGCTGCACTGCGCGGGCGGCGGGGAGACCAGCTGGTACCGCTTCACCCAGGCCATCTTCGAGGAGCTGGGCGCGGATCCGGCGCGGGTGAAACCGTGCACCTCGGCGGAGTTCCCCAGCCCGGTCAAGCGCCCGCCGTACTCGGTGCTGTCGCCGAAGTCCTGGGAGTCGGCAGGTCTGACGCCGCTGCGGCCGTGGCGCGAGGCGCTGGCCGCGGCCTTCGCCGAACGCGGCGAGCAGTTCCGCACCCCCTGA
- a CDS encoding GntR family transcriptional regulator: protein MALAAEKAYQTLRAGILDGTYEPTERLGEVDLAEGLGLSRTPVREALRRLEVEGLVELEPHRGARVAQWTRADVEELYDLRMLLESFLARRAASRISQVALARLAQLRDTMAATAAPGPGQDLARVAEANCEFHAIIGAAAASPRVLTMLTTVIEMPLVLRTFHRYQPAELARSLSHHRELVDALTEGDPDWAEAVMRAHVLAAKRVLLRAHTR, encoded by the coding sequence GTGGCGCTGGCGGCGGAGAAGGCGTACCAGACCCTGCGCGCGGGCATCCTGGACGGCACCTACGAGCCGACCGAACGCCTCGGCGAGGTGGACCTGGCCGAGGGCCTCGGCCTGTCCCGCACCCCGGTGCGGGAGGCGTTGCGGCGGCTGGAGGTCGAGGGCCTGGTCGAGCTGGAGCCGCACCGGGGCGCGCGGGTGGCCCAGTGGACCCGAGCGGACGTGGAGGAGCTCTACGACCTGCGGATGCTGCTGGAGTCCTTCCTGGCCAGGCGCGCCGCCAGCCGGATCAGCCAGGTCGCGCTGGCCAGGCTGGCCCAGCTGCGCGACACGATGGCGGCCACCGCGGCGCCGGGGCCGGGGCAGGACCTGGCGCGGGTGGCCGAGGCGAACTGCGAGTTCCACGCCATCATCGGCGCGGCCGCGGCCAGTCCCCGGGTGCTCACCATGCTGACCACGGTGATCGAGATGCCGTTGGTGCTGCGCACCTTCCACCGCTACCAGCCCGCGGAGCTGGCCCGCAGCCTGTCCCACCACCGCGAACTGGTGGACGCGCTGACCGAGGGCGATCCGGACTGGGCGGAGGCGGTGATGCGCGCGCACGTGCTGGCCGCCAAGCGGGTGCTGCTGCGGGCGCATACCAGGTAG
- a CDS encoding hydantoinase/oxoprolinase family protein translates to MGGFRLGVDVGDTFTDVLLVDERTGAAFRAKTPTTPHNLAVAVLNGIRDTCRAAGADPKLINHVLHGGSVASNAILQGSGARVGLVTTSGFRQVLQLARSYAAEPLARPEDTVEVVERIGADGVVVVPLDTGAARIALRRLRAARVEALTISLLNAGANDRHERLLGRLAAEELPGVPVSLSAHVIAEPREYERTVSAVVNSYLRPQATRVVRDLEAALASAGITARISVLRNDGRATAAGHAAERPIAALSSGRAGGLRGATHFAGLAGYTDFLSLDLGGSSADVALVQNGRPRIDRQTAVGDLTVRSTGVDVHTVALGGCSLVRVSKSTMELRIGPASAGARPGPISYRNGGTKPTVTDVNLALGYLPEAIAGGRIRLDPEGGRKAVAALADALALPSPERAAGEVLAMVNDKLFRALRLVSVRNGHDPKDFPLVVFGGAGPLHANALARITGTWPVIVPPSPGTLAAHGLATTEPSEEVVAAPGLTGIGPARLRAVLADLLTSAADRLATRGVPRDRLCAQADITLRHPSGRTTDLLTDLGESVLAAADPRSALGIAPDAEIVELRVIVRGPRPPLLTHEPLPGRKKPIPDALLRTKKIMVDATLVAADVYDRAKLLAGNVISGPALIVEPDSTTLVQPDHAATVHPSGCLLINPE, encoded by the coding sequence GTGGGGGGCTTTCGGCTCGGGGTCGACGTCGGGGACACGTTCACCGACGTCCTGCTGGTCGACGAGCGCACCGGCGCGGCCTTCCGGGCCAAGACCCCGACCACGCCGCACAACCTCGCGGTGGCCGTGCTCAACGGCATCAGGGACACCTGCCGCGCGGCAGGGGCAGACCCCAAGCTGATCAACCACGTGCTGCACGGCGGATCCGTGGCCAGCAACGCCATCCTGCAGGGCAGCGGCGCGCGGGTGGGGCTGGTCACCACCAGCGGCTTCCGCCAGGTGCTGCAACTGGCCCGCAGCTACGCGGCCGAACCGCTGGCCAGGCCGGAGGACACGGTCGAGGTGGTCGAGCGGATCGGCGCGGACGGCGTGGTGGTGGTGCCGCTGGACACCGGCGCGGCCCGGATCGCGTTGCGCCGCCTGCGCGCGGCCAGGGTGGAGGCGCTGACCATCTCGCTGCTCAACGCCGGGGCGAACGACCGGCACGAGCGGCTGCTGGGCAGGCTGGCCGCCGAGGAGCTGCCAGGGGTGCCGGTCTCGCTGTCCGCGCACGTGATCGCCGAGCCGCGGGAGTACGAGCGCACGGTCTCCGCGGTGGTCAACAGCTACCTGCGCCCCCAGGCCACCAGGGTGGTCCGCGACCTGGAGGCCGCGCTGGCCTCGGCCGGGATCACCGCCCGGATCTCGGTGCTGCGCAACGACGGCCGCGCCACCGCGGCCGGCCACGCCGCGGAACGCCCGATCGCCGCGCTGTCCTCCGGCCGCGCGGGCGGCCTGCGCGGAGCCACCCACTTCGCCGGACTGGCCGGGTACACCGACTTCCTCAGCCTGGACCTGGGCGGCAGCTCCGCCGACGTCGCACTGGTGCAGAACGGACGACCGCGGATCGACCGCCAGACCGCCGTCGGCGACCTCACCGTGCGCTCCACCGGGGTCGACGTGCATACGGTTGCACTCGGCGGCTGCTCGCTGGTCCGGGTGTCCAAGAGCACCATGGAACTGCGCATCGGCCCGGCCTCCGCCGGCGCCCGCCCTGGCCCGATCTCCTACCGCAACGGCGGCACCAAACCCACCGTCACCGACGTCAACCTGGCCCTGGGCTACCTGCCAGAAGCCATCGCGGGCGGCCGCATCCGCCTGGACCCCGAAGGCGGCCGCAAGGCAGTGGCGGCCCTCGCCGACGCCCTGGCCCTGCCCAGCCCCGAGCGCGCCGCGGGCGAGGTCCTGGCCATGGTCAACGACAAGCTCTTCCGCGCCCTCCGCCTGGTCAGCGTCCGCAACGGCCACGACCCCAAGGACTTCCCCCTGGTCGTCTTCGGCGGCGCGGGCCCCCTGCACGCCAACGCCCTGGCCCGCATCACCGGCACCTGGCCGGTCATCGTGCCCCCGTCCCCCGGCACCCTGGCCGCCCACGGCCTGGCCACCACCGAACCCAGCGAAGAGGTAGTAGCCGCCCCCGGCCTAACCGGCATCGGCCCAGCCCGCCTCCGCGCGGTCCTGGCCGACCTCCTCACCTCCGCAGCCGACCGCCTGGCCACCAGGGGAGTCCCAAGAGACCGCCTCTGCGCCCAAGCGGACATCACCCTCCGCCACCCCAGCGGCCGCACCACAGACCTACTGACAGACCTGGGCGAATCAGTGCTCGCAGCGGCAGACCCGCGATCCGCCCTGGGCATCGCCCCAGACGCGGAGATCGTGGAACTCCGGGTGATCGTCCGCGGCCCCCGCCCACCCCTGCTCACCCACGAGCCCCTGCCAGGCAGGAAAAAACCGATCCCAGACGCCCTGCTCCGCACCAAGAAGATCATGGTCGACGCCACCCTGGTAGCAGCAGACGTCTACGACCGAGCAAAGCTGTTGGCAGGCAACGTGATCAGCGGCCCAGCCCTGATCGTAGAACCAGACTCAACAACCCTCGTCCAACCAGACCACGCCGCCACAGTCCACCCCAGCGGCTGCCTACTGATCAACCCGGAGTAA
- a CDS encoding glycosyltransferase family 1 protein, with amino-acid sequence MKPLRVLLDGNPLLGDRTGVGRYTAALAEELASMSTVDVRAVAFTLRGWRALRSAVPHGVRARGLPVPARLLRAAWLRSPLPPIEVFAGFTDVVHATNFVLPPSLRAGSVLTVHDLAFLDAPEEIPSSEVDLPELVRRSAKRADVVCTPTRAVAETVTERLGVPRERIRVTPLGVDPAWFVARAPSENLRRRLGLPAEYLLFVGADGPRKGLASLVAAHAADPELPPLVLVGPGTDHIGGTNRVIRTGYLSELDLRRVVAGAALLVLPSRDEGFGLPVLEAMACGVPVVCSDVPALREVAGGLATLVPVGDVEALTVALSSTMDDGVASDTLAKRRAHASEFTWRRCAEETVAAYRQAAGR; translated from the coding sequence GTGAAGCCGCTCCGGGTGCTGCTGGACGGCAACCCGCTGCTCGGGGACCGGACCGGCGTCGGCCGGTACACCGCCGCACTGGCCGAGGAGCTCGCCTCGATGTCCACTGTGGACGTTCGCGCGGTGGCCTTCACCCTGCGCGGCTGGCGGGCGCTGCGCTCGGCCGTGCCGCACGGGGTGCGCGCCCGCGGCCTGCCGGTGCCCGCGCGGCTGCTGCGCGCGGCCTGGCTGCGCTCGCCGCTGCCGCCGATCGAGGTCTTCGCCGGGTTCACCGACGTGGTGCACGCGACCAACTTCGTGCTGCCGCCCTCACTGCGGGCCGGCAGCGTGCTCACCGTGCACGACCTGGCCTTCCTGGACGCGCCGGAGGAGATCCCGTCCTCCGAGGTGGACCTGCCGGAGCTGGTCCGCCGCTCGGCCAAGCGCGCCGACGTGGTGTGCACGCCGACCCGGGCGGTGGCCGAGACGGTGACCGAGCGGCTGGGCGTGCCCCGGGAGCGGATCCGGGTCACCCCGCTCGGCGTGGACCCGGCCTGGTTCGTGGCCAGGGCGCCGAGTGAGAACCTGCGCCGCCGCCTCGGCCTGCCCGCGGAGTACCTGCTCTTCGTCGGCGCCGATGGCCCGCGCAAGGGCCTGGCCAGCCTGGTCGCCGCGCACGCCGCCGATCCGGAGCTGCCGCCGCTGGTGCTGGTCGGGCCCGGCACCGACCACATCGGCGGGACCAACCGGGTGATCCGCACCGGCTACCTCTCCGAGCTGGACCTGCGCCGGGTGGTGGCCGGGGCCGCACTGCTGGTGCTGCCCTCCCGGGACGAGGGCTTCGGTCTGCCGGTGCTGGAGGCGATGGCCTGCGGCGTGCCGGTGGTGTGCTCGGACGTGCCCGCACTGCGCGAGGTGGCCGGCGGCCTGGCCACCCTGGTGCCGGTCGGCGACGTGGAGGCGCTCACCGTCGCGCTGTCGTCCACAATGGACGATGGGGTGGCCTCGGACACGCTGGCCAAGCGCCGGGCGCACGCCTCGGAGTTCACCTGGCGGCGCTGCGCGGAGGAGACCGTGGCGGCCTACCGGCAGGCCGCCGGGCGCTGA